A single window of Ovis canadensis isolate MfBH-ARS-UI-01 breed Bighorn chromosome 15, ARS-UI_OviCan_v2, whole genome shotgun sequence DNA harbors:
- the RPL27A gene encoding large ribosomal subunit protein uL15 isoform X2 has translation MPSRLRKTRKLRGHVSHGHGRIGKHRKHPGGRGNAGGMHHHRINFDKYHPGYFGKVGMRHYHLKRNQSFCPTVNLDKLWTLVSEQTRVNAAKNKTGAAPIIDVVRSGYYKVLGKGKLPKQPVIVKAKFFSRRAEEKIKSVGGACVLVA, from the exons ATG CCATCCAGACTAAGGAAGACCCGGAAACTTAGGGGCCACGTGAGCCACGGCCACGGCCGCATCG GCAAACACCGGAAACACCCGGGAGGCCGAGGTAATGCTGGTGGCATGCATCATCATAGGATCAACTTCGACAAATA TCACCCAGGGTACTTTGGGAAAGTTGGTATGAGGCATTACCACTTAAAGAGGAACCAGAGTTTCTGCCCGACTGTCAATCTTGATAAATTGTGGACCTTGGTTAGTGAGCAGACACGAGTAAATGCTGCCAAGAACAAGACAGGAGCTGCTCCTATCATCGATGTGGTTCGATCA gGTTACTACAAAGTTCTGGGGAAAGGAAAGCTCCCAAAGCAGCCTGTCATCGTGAAGGCCAAATTCTTCAGTAGAAGAGCTGAGGAGAAGATAAAGAGTGTAGGTGGGGCTTGTGTCCTGGTGGCTTGA
- the RPL27A gene encoding large ribosomal subunit protein uL15 isoform X1, giving the protein MVRVVVVSTRELYSPSTPAIYSRACPGLLRLRKPSRLRKTRKLRGHVSHGHGRIGKHRKHPGGRGNAGGMHHHRINFDKYHPGYFGKVGMRHYHLKRNQSFCPTVNLDKLWTLVSEQTRVNAAKNKTGAAPIIDVVRSGYYKVLGKGKLPKQPVIVKAKFFSRRAEEKIKSVGGACVLVA; this is encoded by the exons ATGGTCCGCGTAGTCGTAGTCTCAACCCGCGAGCTTTACTCACCAAGCACTCCAGCCATCTACTCCCGAGCTTGCCCTGGTCTTCTAAGGCTGCGCAAG CCATCCAGACTAAGGAAGACCCGGAAACTTAGGGGCCACGTGAGCCACGGCCACGGCCGCATCG GCAAACACCGGAAACACCCGGGAGGCCGAGGTAATGCTGGTGGCATGCATCATCATAGGATCAACTTCGACAAATA TCACCCAGGGTACTTTGGGAAAGTTGGTATGAGGCATTACCACTTAAAGAGGAACCAGAGTTTCTGCCCGACTGTCAATCTTGATAAATTGTGGACCTTGGTTAGTGAGCAGACACGAGTAAATGCTGCCAAGAACAAGACAGGAGCTGCTCCTATCATCGATGTGGTTCGATCA gGTTACTACAAAGTTCTGGGGAAAGGAAAGCTCCCAAAGCAGCCTGTCATCGTGAAGGCCAAATTCTTCAGTAGAAGAGCTGAGGAGAAGATAAAGAGTGTAGGTGGGGCTTGTGTCCTGGTGGCTTGA